A region of the Bacteroidales bacterium genome:
GGCTCGCAGTGATGATAATGCCACCTGAGGCATTCAGTGCTATTACGGTTACTTCAACTGTGGGGGTGGTGGAAAGGCCGGTATCAATCACGTCAACTCCTGCGGCTACCAGGGTTCCCAGCACCAGCCGTTCAACCATTTCGCCTGAAATGCGGGCGTCACGGCCCACAACTACTGATGGTTTTTTGCCTGGGTTGCGGCTCTGAATGAAAGCTGCATATGCAGCCGTATAATTGATTATATCAACAGGCGTAAGGCCCGCGCCTGGATTTCCGCCTATGGTTCCGCGGATGCCTGATATAGATTTAATGAGGGTCATATATGGGTTATAATGCGCAAAGATATTGATTTAGTTCTCAAATGCGCAGCTAAAAATGACAGCAAGATTTTGTTTAAAATGCGAAATGCAGGTAAAAATTCAACGCTTGCAAAGGTTTTTACCCGGTTCTGCTGATCCGTTTCAATGCTTCGGGATCAATAATCATCAAATCGCTATCAGTAATACGGATGAGACCTGCATTCTGAAAATCCCTTAATATCTTGATGGCGCTGTCCTTTGCCATACCCGAAAGGTCTGCCAGGTCCTGTTTTGAAAGGTACATACTGAACCTGGGTGTTTGAAATATTTCCTCAAAAAGGTATATCAATGTATCGGCCATCCGCCCGGGCATTTGTTTTTGGGTTAAAAAGATAAGACGATTATATACCGATAGGATACTCTTGCTAAAATCCTTCATCAATTCATTTGCGAAGGTTTTGTTTTCGTCAATCAGCTTTTTAAAGAGATCAACATCAATGAAACAAACGCTGCAATCAGTGAGGGCAGATAAAGTATAATGATGTAAGCGATCGAGGTAAATGCCGGGGCCTCCCACAAAATTGGTAGGTTTGATAATCCTGATGATCGCATTATGATTGTCCAGGCCTTCAAGGTAGAGTTTCGCAAAACCTGAATTAATTGACAGTACATGCGACATATAGGTACCCTGCTTCCGGATGGTTTCGCCCTTCTTATAAACGACTGTGATTTTATTATCCCTTACCAGCACAAGTTCCTCGTCGGTGAGAAAACAAAACAGTGGTGATTTCAGATCACAGTTCAGGCAGTTACGCTCCGGATTTTCACAATGGCCGCTCATTTACTGTTGGTGTAATTTTTTCAATAAGCCGAACAAAGTTACTTGAATAATTGAAAAGTGGAAATAATATTCATTTTAACACATATTTTTTCCTGATTTCGGAGGAAAAATTTCCTTTGTACAACAGCATCATTCCGCAAATGTTTCCTTGACCCACTCCAGACCCAAAGGTATTTTTGTACTAAAATTAAATCATTCCACTATTTCATGTTCAAAATCTGATTGTTATGAAAAAAATTACACGCCATAAGGCCAGCATGTCAGCTCTCATTCCCCGGATAATGCTATTGTCCGTATTGCTTTCAGGCAGTATTGCTATTGCACAAACACTCAATGTACAGTCATTTGACCTCGATGGTAATGGTGAAGTATATGTTTTTCAAGACTGTCCGCCTGTTTTTGATGAATTCCAAAATCATAATACCGTGTTATGGTTACAGGGAGGTACCACGTGGTTCGGACAAGCATATGATTACCTTGGCGGCTTGTCTTACCAGGCCAAAGTGAGCAATTGCGGCACCGTTAGCGCCAACAATTCCTCCCACCTGTTTCTTGATGGCGATGGCAGCCGGACAATTACGCTCGACTGGCAGAACTGGGCGAGTGTGTACTCCTTACTGGAGGTCCCATATTATGCAGAAGCTGACAATACATTCTGGTTTGATGTAGACGTTGAGATAGCTCCCGGGGGTGGGCTTAATCCAGGCGATCCCGTTACCCTGTACTTCTATTATTGGATTTTCGGTGCAGGTATTACAGATCATGAAGCCGGGATGGAAGATCCAATCTCAACCACCAATACTTTTACTTTTAGTGGCAATAACATACTGGGAGGAGGATTTAATTTTAATAACCCTCCCGGCCCTCAAGGTTGGAACCGGGTAAACCTTGCCGGAACCATGAACCTGAATGTTGGAGATGTAATACCATTAAATTTCTCCTCTTTTCATGACATTGAGATAAACCCTCCTGGCAAACCTTACATGGGCGGTTTCAGAGATTTTGCCAAAGCCAATATAAAGGGATATCTTGTTTTATCTTTTGATTCCCTTGCGATCCCACCTCAATTTCAACCAAATTATAATCCGAGGATTGAGTTCTCACTTGATATCGGATCAGATGCGGAACGCAGCGACCCTGCCCAAAATGGCAATGAAGTGTTTGACCCGGGCGATGCCTACCTGATGAGAGGGCCTTATATGCTTTCGCCATTTAACGGGGTAAAAGATGATGCCACCATTTTTGGTTTTGATCCAGCCCCTGATCCCAATGATGCTACAACTGCCGTTCCCTGCGGGGTGGGTCCTTATCAACCCGATATGTATTTTGAACTTGACGGGATGGACAATATGCAGGCTTCGCTGACGACACTTAATTATGGCCAGGGCCAGCCATCCATCGGCTATTTCAATGATAGCCTAATACTGATTGCCAATAATTTCCTGATTTCATACGACGATGACGGGATGGAAAACTGGTCAGTGAATTTTTCAGGTTTTCAATCAGTGCCTGTAAATTCGCAGTCGCCTTTGGGGTTTGATACCTATGGAAAAAGCTCCAGGGCTGATGAAGTGGTGGCTGTTGACCTGGATGCTTACAATATTCCATCGTTCCCTTTCACTCTCGACTCGCTCTGGACTGAAACGGATGTTCATCCAAATCTATTTCCAAATCCTGATCTACAGGAATCAGAAGATGACGATGTGAATGCGCTGAATTATTTCCCGAACCAGTATATTGACGGCTACTTTTATTTTAGCGTTGACAGCGAAGCTACTTTCAATCATCCGCTTGTTTTTGGCGCCTTGAACCCGGGTTCGATCTATCAATTGCTAAGCCCAGGTAATTTTGTGGAAGTAGTAAACCCGGTCATACATCTTGGATTGCAGGATAGTACCGACGTAAATGCATTTACATTTGGCTGGGTATGGGATATCAATAACCTAAGGCTGGGGCTGGCGCTATTGTTCAGTGTTGATGTTGATGACTGGACCACAACTCAGGACGAATCCGGTGGCAAGGACCCATCCATGATTTATTATTCCTTTCTTGATGGAACGCATCATGAGTTCATGGCTGCACCGCTGAAAGACAATATTGATGCCCTCACCATTGTACCTGGCTCATTCAATGGGTATATGCTACCGCCAGTTCCCGGATGCAATGCCCCAACATCGCTTACAGTAGCAGTGAGTTCAACTTTTGCTGACCTGATGTGGACAGAACCTGCCCCTCCCCCATCGAATGGTTATGAAATTGAATTGTATGATGTCAACAATGTGATCATTTATACTTCAACCGTTCCTGCAGGAACCAACCTTTATCATTTTGCAGGGTTGAATCCAAATTCAACTTATACGGCCGTTGTGCGATCCGATTGTGGTGGCGGACAGTATGCCGAGGATGCCATTACTTTTACAACCCAGCCGATTGACGGGGATTATGGCGATGCCCCAGAGGGTTCCATTGCCTATCCGGCCCTTGGTATATTTGGTAATTTCCCCACTTGCACCAGTCCTGGAATACCAGGCAGCTATATTGTACATGAAGTAAATCCGGCGCTATTGTTTGGCCCGGCCATAGACTATGAAACCGATGGCAATGCAGGCTTCTGTCCAAACTTTACTCCGAACCAGTATAATCAGGACGAATGCTACCAGGATACGGATGCAGGCCTCATTTTGCCTTTACCACATACTATTACCGGGCCTCCCGGTTCAGAAACTGTTGTGCCATGTATCCCGGGCAGTGTTCATGTGCCATGGAAAACCTGCCGGCTTGCAGTGTGGGGTGTGAGTGTTGACATGCACGTTGAAAACATGACAGGATCGGAAGCCTACTTTAACCTGCTGGCTGACTGGAACCAGGATGGAGAATGGACTGGATCAATGACCTGCCCGGATGGCAGCGTTGCACCGGAACATGCGGTGGTGAACTTTGCAATACCTGCGGGTTTCTCCGGCCCACTTTCGCAGCTCAACCCGCCTAAGTTTCGGATTGGCATGAATGAAGGTTATGTGTGGGTAAGGTTTACACTTACTGAAACACCAGTGCCTGCCGGATGGTATGGAGAAGGGATTTTCAGTACCGGCGAAACCGAAGATTACCTTATTGCGCTTGAAGATCCGAACCTGCAGGGTGATGTATACATTGATAATGTGACCTTCGCCAGCGGTTACGACGACTGCACCGAAGCCCAGGATGATATTGTAATGAGCAACTCTATGGTTGAAAGCGGTGCCAATGTTGTACTGGTGGCTGATAATTCGATCAGGATACTGCCGCTGACCCATATTGAAAGTGGGGCGCAATTCCTTGCCACCATTGATATTGACGGCAATTATTGCAGCAATTACAAGAGCCTGGTATTTGCCGATGACGATGAAATTGCTGATGAAATGCTTGCAATAGACAAGGCAGATTCACAACTGTTCAGGGTTTATCCCAATCCCACAACCGGCGCTTTCACCATCGAACTGTTCAATCATGACGAGC
Encoded here:
- a CDS encoding Crp/Fnr family transcriptional regulator is translated as MSGHCENPERNCLNCDLKSPLFCFLTDEELVLVRDNKITVVYKKGETIRKQGTYMSHVLSINSGFAKLYLEGLDNHNAIIRIIKPTNFVGGPGIYLDRLHHYTLSALTDCSVCFIDVDLFKKLIDENKTFANELMKDFSKSILSVYNRLIFLTQKQMPGRMADTLIYLFEEIFQTPRFSMYLSKQDLADLSGMAKDSAIKILRDFQNAGLIRITDSDLMIIDPEALKRISRTG
- a CDS encoding T9SS type A sorting domain-containing protein codes for the protein MKKITRHKASMSALIPRIMLLSVLLSGSIAIAQTLNVQSFDLDGNGEVYVFQDCPPVFDEFQNHNTVLWLQGGTTWFGQAYDYLGGLSYQAKVSNCGTVSANNSSHLFLDGDGSRTITLDWQNWASVYSLLEVPYYAEADNTFWFDVDVEIAPGGGLNPGDPVTLYFYYWIFGAGITDHEAGMEDPISTTNTFTFSGNNILGGGFNFNNPPGPQGWNRVNLAGTMNLNVGDVIPLNFSSFHDIEINPPGKPYMGGFRDFAKANIKGYLVLSFDSLAIPPQFQPNYNPRIEFSLDIGSDAERSDPAQNGNEVFDPGDAYLMRGPYMLSPFNGVKDDATIFGFDPAPDPNDATTAVPCGVGPYQPDMYFELDGMDNMQASLTTLNYGQGQPSIGYFNDSLILIANNFLISYDDDGMENWSVNFSGFQSVPVNSQSPLGFDTYGKSSRADEVVAVDLDAYNIPSFPFTLDSLWTETDVHPNLFPNPDLQESEDDDVNALNYFPNQYIDGYFYFSVDSEATFNHPLVFGALNPGSIYQLLSPGNFVEVVNPVIHLGLQDSTDVNAFTFGWVWDINNLRLGLALLFSVDVDDWTTTQDESGGKDPSMIYYSFLDGTHHEFMAAPLKDNIDALTIVPGSFNGYMLPPVPGCNAPTSLTVAVSSTFADLMWTEPAPPPSNGYEIELYDVNNVIIYTSTVPAGTNLYHFAGLNPNSTYTAVVRSDCGGGQYAEDAITFTTQPIDGDYGDAPEGSIAYPALGIFGNFPTCTSPGIPGSYIVHEVNPALLFGPAIDYETDGNAGFCPNFTPNQYNQDECYQDTDAGLILPLPHTITGPPGSETVVPCIPGSVHVPWKTCRLAVWGVSVDMHVENMTGSEAYFNLLADWNQDGEWTGSMTCPDGSVAPEHAVVNFAIPAGFSGPLSQLNPPKFRIGMNEGYVWVRFTLTETPVPAGWYGEGIFSTGETEDYLIALEDPNLQGDVYIDNVTFASGYDDCTEAQDDIVMSNSMVESGANVVLVADNSIRILPLTHIESGAQFLATIDIDGNYCSNYKSLVFADDDEIADEMLAIDKADSQLFRVYPNPTTGAFTIELFNHDEQFRISIEVFGTLGERIMGIASQGELLHALDLSGKQPGMYFIRVVRNDEIGVEKLILR